The uncultured Carboxylicivirga sp. genomic interval GCGATATTGTATTCCCAAAACCTGAGAAGGTATTGTTCTTATCGGTAAGTAGGGTTTTTGGATTATATAAATCACAAGCTTTGCGTGAGGGCGATAAACCACTACCCGATGCAACAGTTGAGTACTATCTTAAAAACAGTCCATCCTTCATCTGCGACACTAAAAAAGTGAGTTTTAAAAAGATGGATGCTAAAAGTGGTTATCAGGAATTTGATGAAAAAGGAAATAAGAAATTCACCAGTACTACTGCATTTGTATTTTATCTCGACAAACTTAATTTGAGTATTGACGACTCAACACATGATGAATGATTGCAACTTAATTCAGATTTGAAAAAGCGAGGATTTCTACCAAAGGGATTCTCGCTTTTTTTGTGGAGTGAAAATTAAATAGATAGGACAAAAAGAAAGTATTGTATTTCAACTCAAAATATGAAATTGTCATGCAAAATGAGGTACTTAGGTTACTTAGATTACTTAGTTAAGTATATATAGTTAATACAAAGTATATTATAAAGGTTTTTAAAAGGCGGGGCGGTTACTTGGGGTTACTTAGAGTTACTTAGGATTTAGACTAAAAGTAATTTGATTACTTAGTTACTTAGTAAAATGCAGCTTAATCATATTTATATATTTCTAAAATACAGACAATTAACCACACTAAGTAAGCTAAGTAACCAAGTACCCCTATATATAGGTTCATCGTAAGATAAGTAAATACTTCATTAAAATTCAAAAAAAAATATTCCTGTTATGTCATAAAATTTTACACGAAATGTGATAAATGTTAGACCAATTTTTTATACATTAGCCAAAATTTGTCAAGACACTAACAAAATAGTCTGGAAATGATTGGTAATAAAATCCGAGAATTAAGAGAAGAGAATAATATTTTACTGCGTCAACTTGCTGCTCAATTAGATATGGACACAGCTATGCTCAGTAAAATGGAACGAGGCGACCGCTTTTTTAAGAAAGAGGACATTCTTGCTCTTTCCGAAATCTTTAATCAAAACAGTAAAGACTTACTCGTTTTATGGCTTGCCGACAAGATAGCAAAGACAATTGAAAATGAAGAATATCAGGCAGAAGCATTAGAGTTGGCTTTAAAAACTTATAACTCATAACAGCAATAAGGCATTAATATATGAACACCGCAGTACACAATAGATTAGTTTCTTTCATCTGGTCAATAGCCGATGATTGCTTAAGAGATGTTTACGTTAGAGGTAAATACCGTGATGTAATTCTGCCTATGGTTGTTTTACGCCGTTTGGATGTATTACTTGAACC includes:
- a CDS encoding helix-turn-helix transcriptional regulator, with translation MIGNKIRELREENNILLRQLAAQLDMDTAMLSKMERGDRFFKKEDILALSEIFNQNSKDLLVLWLADKIAKTIENEEYQAEALELALKTYNS